The Plodia interpunctella isolate USDA-ARS_2022_Savannah chromosome 11, ilPloInte3.2, whole genome shotgun sequence genome includes a window with the following:
- the Axn gene encoding axin isoform X2: MSHTPVGGHPQGWEHKLADRSSLPPASGEEKSKSQPKNVFSQPYPPNKMGMPGRGQTEGSSGSSARSAASPPYMRWARSLHDLLEDAEGVRQFRKFVCGAGGLHVDRLNFYFAVHGLRQEAEPAKIRQVVSAIYKFLRKSQLAMPEELKQYVKQSLKDGVDIERTIFDNMEQEVTRAITESTYQAFLRSEAYVSYVSAATQPLSSPDSPPPQREVAVPLSSGLATLHEEQELGAGVGAGAGAGAGARLTHDALLATQGRRLHSEAPDGMSMRGGREPRERLRSRPHGVDRNAVINKEQDTAMVIPRTQRMQSSQLRVLPPAKFAPLLIEKLERVRRDQETKERLERRLTEGVGEEAMCGQALPPALVAAAIREKLQLDDDNDQDILDQHVSRVWSERTPGASPPGARRRVASRRAHSALSADSGHYDAPDAHHAHHDLQRRFSKKTVTELTDSGVSVVSEGTSAAGVEPRILLWIAASEGRNHSSRGSSADRDDHRRRDKAQRARGSGSKSSSTSGGGEHTVVVVSFLDEQLPYRFKVPAAPLTLKLFKEYLPRKGNYRYFFKTNCVDLDTVIQEEVSNDNDTLPMFEGKVMARVKSIE; encoded by the exons ATGAGCCACACTCCTGTAGGCGGCCACCCGCAAG GTTGGGAGCACAAGCTTGCTGACAGGTCGTCGCTGCCGCCGGCTTCCGGAGAGGAGAAAAGTAAATCTCAACCTAAAAATGTGTTCTCACAACCCTATCCACCTAATAA AATGGGTATGCCAGGTCGCGGCCAGACGGAAGGCTCGTCGGGCAGCTCCGCGCGCTCGGCCGCCTCGCCGCCTTACATGCGCTGGGCCCGCAGTCTGCACGACTTGCTCGAG GACGCGGAGGGCGTGCGTCAGTTCCGCAAGTTCGTGTGCGGCGCGGGCGGGCTGCACGTGGACCGCCTCAACTTCTACTTCGCGGTGCACGGGCTCCGCCAGGAGGCCGAGCCCGCCAAGATCCGGCAGGTCGTCTCCGCTATATATAA ATTCCTCCGCAAGTCTCAGCTAGCGATGCCCGAGGAGCTGAAGCAGTATGTGAAGCAGAGTCTCAAGGATGGAGTCGACATCGAACGCACTATCTTTGATAACATGGAGCAagag GTGACGCGGGCGATCACGGAGTCGACGTACCAGGCGTTCCTGCGCTCGGAGGCGTACGTGTCGTACGTGAGCGCGGCCACGCAGCCGCTGTCCTCGCCCGACTCCCCGCCGCCGCAGCGGGAG GTAGCGGTGCCGCTGTCGTCGGGCCTGGCGACGCTGCACGAGGAGCAGGAGCTGGGTGCGGGTgtgggggcgggggcgggggcgggggcgggggcgcgGCTCACGCACGACGCGCTGCTGGCCACGCAGGGCCGCCGGCTGCACTCCGAGGCGCC GGACGGCATGTCGATGCGCGGAGGGCGGGAGCCGCGCGAGCGCCTCCGCTCGCGGCCGCACGGGGTCGACAGAAACGCTGTCATCAACAAGGAGCAGGACACTGCTATG GTGATCCCTCGCACGCAGCGCATGCAGTCGTCGCAGCTGCGGGTGCTGCCGCCAGCCAAGTTCGCGCCGCTGCTCATTGAGAAGCTGGAGCGAGTGCGGCGCGACCAGGAGACCAAGGAGAGGCTGGAGCGCCGACTCACAGAG GGCGTAGGAGAAGAGGCTATGTGCGGGCAGGCGCTGCCGCCGGCGCTGGTGGCGGCCGCCATCCGGGAGAAGCTGCAGCTTGATGACGACAACGACCAAGATATACTCG ACCAGCACGTGTCGCGCGTGTGGTCGGAGCGCACGCCGGGCGCGTCGCCGCCGGGCGCGCGgcgtcgcgtcgcgtcgcgtcgAGCGCACTCCGCGCTCTCCGCTGACTCCGGACACTACGACGCGCCCGACGCGCACCACGCTCACCACGACCTGCAGCGCAG GTTCTCGAAGAAAACAGTGACGGAACTGACGGACAGCGGCGTGTCCGTGGTGAGCGAGGGCACCAGCGCGGCCGGCGTGGAGCCCCGCATCCTGCTGTGGATCGCCGCCAGCGAGGGCCGCAACCACTCCTCCAGGGGCTCCTCCGCGGACAGGGACGACCATCGCCGCAGGGACAAGGCTCAGAGGGCTAG GGGCAGCGGCAGCAAGTCCAGCAGCACCAGCGGCGGCGGGGAGCACACGGTGGTGGTGGTGTCGTTCCTGGACGAGCAGCTGCCGTACCGCTTCAAGGTGCCCGCTGCGCCGCTCACGCTCAAGCTGTTCAAGGAGTACCTGCCCAGGAAGGGGAACTACAG ATATTTCTTCAAGACGAACTGCGTGGACCTGGACACGGTGATCCAGGAGGAGGTTAGCAACGACAACGACACGCTGCCCATGTTCGAGGGCAAGGTCATGGCCCGGGTCAAGAGCATCGAGTAG
- the LOC128673972 gene encoding uncharacterized protein LOC128673972 isoform X3, which translates to MSKIQSKKKNITTQIKMADDDEIDVLGEFTFNSCFAQNSQGIPSCSNREDTVHPQWLLDSTATNWYDIQNKNLLSGKKMQPEKVPKSKSIDRDNNIICTEWTRDERDILVKEMEKYGRNIRKISQTLKTKTEAEIQALIEAEHGINLDTPTFGLEKNVDHEDVPAVVQEEIVTDDTPNMTSAKKTKRKYTKSKNSLLKSEIANNKSVAMDIDPGDLVYEDDLMLGSTESIGSDLDLTDIVSRNIEKFQRAKAGRKMGNHRRKTSGSEKGRPRNKSKDLLKSPQGRQRKDSSLSEDSLRSPKMHIVLGTGHTLPVSEGEQVIKIEKKKDSEESDIEVDIDSDNEGGSTKNNFREESQAVKASGEEAPIAVPLEGRKFEPMRKRAKKIILDGGGGYTIMHTETGDLLEQSAEPKKERVLRKSVPLLPCRVYNTDKPAPFEVYIYVSALISMDVHAHTSRAEVMGLLGGTYSAGLWGSAPAVTCIGYRCARAASSSTHCDMEPVSQSVAAESLLAQGLSVCAWHHSHPACACAPSALDLATQRALQRALERGAPLLGLISSQRWPAGRRASQYRCIRVEDEDDIEPEVPTGFQLNVKLVADITADSLPLYLEELAALLRECERNAYTVDMARDRCPQANMSYLDKVTSRYI; encoded by the exons atgtcaaagatccaatcaaaaaaaaaaaatattacgacacaaataaaaatggcggACGACGACGAAATAGACGTTCTTGGAGAATTTACTTTTAACTCTTGCTTTGCTCAAAATAGTCAAGGAAT TCCATCTTGCTCCAACAGAGAGGATACAGTTCATCCACAATGGCTTCTGGACTCTACTGCCACTAACTGGTATGATATCCAGAATAAAAATCTGCTTAG TGGCAAAAAAATGCAACCTGAAAAAGTGCCTAAAAGTAAATCAATAGACAGAGATAACAATATCATTTGTACAGAGTGGACTCGTGATGAAAGGGACATATTAGTTAAGGAAATG GAAAAATATGGAAGAAACATACGCAAAATCTCACAAACATTGAAAACAAAGACTGAAGCTGAAATCCAGGCATTGATTGAGGCTGAACATGGGATCAATTTGGACACCCCCACATTTGGTCTGGAGAAGAACGTAGATCATGAGGATGTACCCGCTGTCGTTCAGGAAGAAATTGTTACAGATGACACTCCAAATATGACAAGTGCGAAAAAGACAAAGAGAAAGTACACAAAGTCGAAAAATAGTTTACTAAAGTCAGAAATTGCGAATAATAAAAGTGTTGCGATGGACATAGACCCTGGAGACCTGGTGTATGAAGACGATTTGATGTTGGGGTCAACGGAATCCATAGGCTCAGATTTAGATTTGACCGATATAGTTTCTAGGAATATAGAGAAGTTTCAGAGAGCCAAAGCTGGTAGAAAAATGGGCAATCATAGGAGAAAAACTTCTGGTTCCGAGAAAGGTAGACCTAGGAATAAAAGTAAGGATCTGTTAAAGTCACCTCAGGGAAGGCAGAGGAAGGACTCCAGTTTGTCGGAAGACAGTTTGAGGAGCCCAAAGATGCATATTGTATTGGGTACTGGACATACATTGCCTGTTTCTGAAGGGGAGCAAGTg ataaaaatagaGAAGAAGAAAGACTCAGAAGAGAGTGACATAGAGGTGGACATAGACAGCGACAACGAGGGTGGGTCCACCAAGAATAACTTCAGGGAGGAGAGTCAGGCGGTGAAGGCTAGTGGAGAGGAGGCGCCGATTGCTGTGCCTCTTGAGGGCAGGAAGTTTGAACCCATGAGGAAAAGAGCCAAGAAGATCATTCtg GACGGCGGCGGCGGCTACACGATCATGCACACTGAGACGGGCGACCTGCTGGAGCAGAGCGCGGAGCCCAAGAAGGAGCGTGTGCTCCGCAAGTCCGTGCCGCTGCTGCCGTGTCGGGTCTACAACACCGACAAGCCG GCGCCATTCGAGGTGTACATATACGTGTCCGCGCTGATCAGCATGGACGTGCACGCGCACACGTCCCGCGCGGAGGTGATGGGGCTGCTGGGCGGGACCTACAGCGCGGGGCTGTGGGGCTCTGCCCCCGCCGTCACCTGCATCGGCTACCGCTGTGCCAGGGCGGCCTCCTCCTCCACACACTGCGATATGGAGCCTG TGTCACAGTCCGTGGCGGCCGAGAGCCTGCTAGCGCAAGGACTGTCGGTGTGCGCGTGGCACCACTCGCACCccgcgtgcgcgtgcgcgcCGTCCGCGCTCGACCTCGCGACGCAGCGGGCGCTGCAGCGCGCGCTCGAGCGCGGGGCGCCGCTGCTGGGGCTCATCTCCTCGCAGCGCTGGCCCGCCGGCCGCCGCGCCTCGCAGTACCG ATGCATTCGCGTGGAAGATGAAGACGACATAGAACCGGAAGTGCCGACTGGCTTCCAGCTGAACGTCAAACTGGTGGCAGACATCACGGCGGACTCTCTCCCTCTCTATCTAGAGGAGCTGGCGGCCCTACTGCGCGAGTGCGAGCGAAACGCGTATACTGTGGACATGGCCCGCGACCGCTGTCCGCAGGCCAATATGTCGTATTTAGATAAA GTAACATCGAGATATATTTGA
- the LOC128673978 gene encoding ferritin light chain-like, translating into MKFILIFACMLTGALALDECYQDVSLDCSQSSDGLILQRCNAKYADYTRYGNVATEMQAYANLHLERSYEYMLSASYFNNYQTNRVGFNKLFKKLSDEAWERSIAIIKHVTMRGDEMNFAQRSILKPVVRRNFIAEVNELESLAKALDTQKELAERAFYIHREATRNSPHLHEPEIAQYLEEEFIESQAQAVRNLAGHTSDLKNFIASNNGQDLSLSLYMFDQYLQKTV; encoded by the coding sequence ATGaagtttattcttatttttgcCTGTATGTTAACGGGGGCTTTAGCCCTCGACGAGTGCTACCAAGACGTGTCATTGGACTGCAGCCAATCGTCGGACGGTCTAATCCTCCAACGGTGCAACGCGAAATACGCTGATTACACCCGCTACGGTAACGTTGCAACAGAAATGCAAGCGTACGCCAACTTGCACTTGGAGAGATCGTACGAATACATGCTATCCGCTTCATACTTCAACAACTACCAGACAAACAGAGTCGGATTCAACAAGCTGTTCAAGAAACTGTCCGACGAAGCTTGGGAACGCAGCATTGCGATCATCAAACACGTGACAATGAGAGGCGATGAGATGAATTTCGCTCAGCGCAGTATACTGAAGCCTGTTGTACGGAGAAACTTCATCGCTGAGGTGAATGAACTGGAGTCGCTGGCTAAGGCTTTGGATACACAGAAGGAGCTCGCCGAAAGAGCCTTCTACATCCACCGTGAAGCTACCAGGAACAGTCCACATTTGCACGAGCCCGAGATCGCTCAATACTTAGAAGAGGAGTTTATAGAATCGCAGGCGCAGGCGGTCCGCAATTTGGCCGGTCACACGTCTGACCTCAAGAACTTCATCGCTAGCAACAATGGCCAAGACCTGTCCCTATCTTTGTATATGTTCGACCAGTATTTGCAGAAAACGGTCTAA
- the LOC128673972 gene encoding uncharacterized protein LOC128673972 isoform X1, translating into MSKIQSKKKNITTQIKMADDDEIDVLGEFTFNSCFAQNSQGIPSCSNREDTVHPQWLLDSTATNWYDIQNKNLLSGKKMQPEKVPKSKSIDRDNNIICTEWTRDERDILVKEMEKYGRNIRKISQTLKTKTEAEIQALIEAEHGINLDTPTFGLEKNVDHEDVPAVVQEEIVTDDTPNMTSAKKTKRKYTKSKNSLLKSEIANNKSVAMDIDPGDLVYEDDLMLGSTESIGSDLDLTDIVSRNIEKFQRAKAGRKMGNHRRKTSGSEKGRPRNKSKDLLKSPQGRQRKDSSLSEDSLRSPKMHIVLGTGHTLPVSEGEQVIKIEKKKDSEESDIEVDIDSDNEGGSTKNNFREESQAVKASGEEAPIAVPLEGRKFEPMRKRAKKIILDGGGGYTIMHTETGDLLEQSAEPKKERVLRKSVPLLPCRVYNTDKPAPFEVYIYVSALISMDVHAHTSRAEVMGLLGGTYSAGLWGSAPAVTCIGYRCARAASSSTHCDMEPVSQSVAAESLLAQGLSVCAWHHSHPACACAPSALDLATQRALQRALERGAPLLGLISSQRWPAGRRASQYRCIRVEDEDDIEPEVPTGFQLNVKLVADITADSLPLYLEELAALLRECERNAYTVDMARDRCPQANMSYLDKCISSVSHHLRSAGYADHDPVVPRLLQGIRDIFR; encoded by the exons atgtcaaagatccaatcaaaaaaaaaaaatattacgacacaaataaaaatggcggACGACGACGAAATAGACGTTCTTGGAGAATTTACTTTTAACTCTTGCTTTGCTCAAAATAGTCAAGGAAT TCCATCTTGCTCCAACAGAGAGGATACAGTTCATCCACAATGGCTTCTGGACTCTACTGCCACTAACTGGTATGATATCCAGAATAAAAATCTGCTTAG TGGCAAAAAAATGCAACCTGAAAAAGTGCCTAAAAGTAAATCAATAGACAGAGATAACAATATCATTTGTACAGAGTGGACTCGTGATGAAAGGGACATATTAGTTAAGGAAATG GAAAAATATGGAAGAAACATACGCAAAATCTCACAAACATTGAAAACAAAGACTGAAGCTGAAATCCAGGCATTGATTGAGGCTGAACATGGGATCAATTTGGACACCCCCACATTTGGTCTGGAGAAGAACGTAGATCATGAGGATGTACCCGCTGTCGTTCAGGAAGAAATTGTTACAGATGACACTCCAAATATGACAAGTGCGAAAAAGACAAAGAGAAAGTACACAAAGTCGAAAAATAGTTTACTAAAGTCAGAAATTGCGAATAATAAAAGTGTTGCGATGGACATAGACCCTGGAGACCTGGTGTATGAAGACGATTTGATGTTGGGGTCAACGGAATCCATAGGCTCAGATTTAGATTTGACCGATATAGTTTCTAGGAATATAGAGAAGTTTCAGAGAGCCAAAGCTGGTAGAAAAATGGGCAATCATAGGAGAAAAACTTCTGGTTCCGAGAAAGGTAGACCTAGGAATAAAAGTAAGGATCTGTTAAAGTCACCTCAGGGAAGGCAGAGGAAGGACTCCAGTTTGTCGGAAGACAGTTTGAGGAGCCCAAAGATGCATATTGTATTGGGTACTGGACATACATTGCCTGTTTCTGAAGGGGAGCAAGTg ataaaaatagaGAAGAAGAAAGACTCAGAAGAGAGTGACATAGAGGTGGACATAGACAGCGACAACGAGGGTGGGTCCACCAAGAATAACTTCAGGGAGGAGAGTCAGGCGGTGAAGGCTAGTGGAGAGGAGGCGCCGATTGCTGTGCCTCTTGAGGGCAGGAAGTTTGAACCCATGAGGAAAAGAGCCAAGAAGATCATTCtg GACGGCGGCGGCGGCTACACGATCATGCACACTGAGACGGGCGACCTGCTGGAGCAGAGCGCGGAGCCCAAGAAGGAGCGTGTGCTCCGCAAGTCCGTGCCGCTGCTGCCGTGTCGGGTCTACAACACCGACAAGCCG GCGCCATTCGAGGTGTACATATACGTGTCCGCGCTGATCAGCATGGACGTGCACGCGCACACGTCCCGCGCGGAGGTGATGGGGCTGCTGGGCGGGACCTACAGCGCGGGGCTGTGGGGCTCTGCCCCCGCCGTCACCTGCATCGGCTACCGCTGTGCCAGGGCGGCCTCCTCCTCCACACACTGCGATATGGAGCCTG TGTCACAGTCCGTGGCGGCCGAGAGCCTGCTAGCGCAAGGACTGTCGGTGTGCGCGTGGCACCACTCGCACCccgcgtgcgcgtgcgcgcCGTCCGCGCTCGACCTCGCGACGCAGCGGGCGCTGCAGCGCGCGCTCGAGCGCGGGGCGCCGCTGCTGGGGCTCATCTCCTCGCAGCGCTGGCCCGCCGGCCGCCGCGCCTCGCAGTACCG ATGCATTCGCGTGGAAGATGAAGACGACATAGAACCGGAAGTGCCGACTGGCTTCCAGCTGAACGTCAAACTGGTGGCAGACATCACGGCGGACTCTCTCCCTCTCTATCTAGAGGAGCTGGCGGCCCTACTGCGCGAGTGCGAGCGAAACGCGTATACTGTGGACATGGCCCGCGACCGCTGTCCGCAGGCCAATATGTCGTATTTAGATAAA TGTATATCGAGCGTGTCACATCACCTTCGTTCGGCGGGATATGCCGACCACGACCCAGTGGTGCCAAGACTGCTGCAAGGCATCCGCGACATCTTCAGATGA
- the Axn gene encoding axin isoform X1 has product MSHTPVGGHPQGWEHKLADRSSLPPASGEEKSKSQPKNVFSQPYPPNKMGMPGRGQTEGSSGSSARSAASPPYMRWARSLHDLLEDAEGVRQFRKFVCGAGGLHVDRLNFYFAVHGLRQEAEPAKIRQVVSAIYKFLRKSQLAMPEELKQYVKQSLKDGVDIERTIFDNMEQEVTRAITESTYQAFLRSEAYVSYVSAATQPLSSPDSPPPQREVAVPLSSGLATLHEEQELGAGVGAGAGAGAGARLTHDALLATQGRRLHSEAPHRKRSVYSAHVTYAGYCPTSRQDSERASLSSGRTDSDAVSLSGSSVDGMSMRGGREPRERLRSRPHGVDRNAVINKEQDTAMVIPRTQRMQSSQLRVLPPAKFAPLLIEKLERVRRDQETKERLERRLTEGVGEEAMCGQALPPALVAAAIREKLQLDDDNDQDILDQHVSRVWSERTPGASPPGARRRVASRRAHSALSADSGHYDAPDAHHAHHDLQRRFSKKTVTELTDSGVSVVSEGTSAAGVEPRILLWIAASEGRNHSSRGSSADRDDHRRRDKAQRARGSGSKSSSTSGGGEHTVVVVSFLDEQLPYRFKVPAAPLTLKLFKEYLPRKGNYRYFFKTNCVDLDTVIQEEVSNDNDTLPMFEGKVMARVKSIE; this is encoded by the exons ATGAGCCACACTCCTGTAGGCGGCCACCCGCAAG GTTGGGAGCACAAGCTTGCTGACAGGTCGTCGCTGCCGCCGGCTTCCGGAGAGGAGAAAAGTAAATCTCAACCTAAAAATGTGTTCTCACAACCCTATCCACCTAATAA AATGGGTATGCCAGGTCGCGGCCAGACGGAAGGCTCGTCGGGCAGCTCCGCGCGCTCGGCCGCCTCGCCGCCTTACATGCGCTGGGCCCGCAGTCTGCACGACTTGCTCGAG GACGCGGAGGGCGTGCGTCAGTTCCGCAAGTTCGTGTGCGGCGCGGGCGGGCTGCACGTGGACCGCCTCAACTTCTACTTCGCGGTGCACGGGCTCCGCCAGGAGGCCGAGCCCGCCAAGATCCGGCAGGTCGTCTCCGCTATATATAA ATTCCTCCGCAAGTCTCAGCTAGCGATGCCCGAGGAGCTGAAGCAGTATGTGAAGCAGAGTCTCAAGGATGGAGTCGACATCGAACGCACTATCTTTGATAACATGGAGCAagag GTGACGCGGGCGATCACGGAGTCGACGTACCAGGCGTTCCTGCGCTCGGAGGCGTACGTGTCGTACGTGAGCGCGGCCACGCAGCCGCTGTCCTCGCCCGACTCCCCGCCGCCGCAGCGGGAG GTAGCGGTGCCGCTGTCGTCGGGCCTGGCGACGCTGCACGAGGAGCAGGAGCTGGGTGCGGGTgtgggggcgggggcgggggcgggggcgggggcgcgGCTCACGCACGACGCGCTGCTGGCCACGCAGGGCCGCCGGCTGCACTCCGAGGCGCC TCACCGCAAGCGGTCAGTGTACAGCGCACACGTGACGTACGCGGGCTACTGTCCGACCTCGCGCCAGGATTCGGAGCGCGCCAGCCTCAGCTCCGGACGGACCGATAGCGATGCGGTTTCGCTCTCCGGAAGCAGCGT GGACGGCATGTCGATGCGCGGAGGGCGGGAGCCGCGCGAGCGCCTCCGCTCGCGGCCGCACGGGGTCGACAGAAACGCTGTCATCAACAAGGAGCAGGACACTGCTATG GTGATCCCTCGCACGCAGCGCATGCAGTCGTCGCAGCTGCGGGTGCTGCCGCCAGCCAAGTTCGCGCCGCTGCTCATTGAGAAGCTGGAGCGAGTGCGGCGCGACCAGGAGACCAAGGAGAGGCTGGAGCGCCGACTCACAGAG GGCGTAGGAGAAGAGGCTATGTGCGGGCAGGCGCTGCCGCCGGCGCTGGTGGCGGCCGCCATCCGGGAGAAGCTGCAGCTTGATGACGACAACGACCAAGATATACTCG ACCAGCACGTGTCGCGCGTGTGGTCGGAGCGCACGCCGGGCGCGTCGCCGCCGGGCGCGCGgcgtcgcgtcgcgtcgcgtcgAGCGCACTCCGCGCTCTCCGCTGACTCCGGACACTACGACGCGCCCGACGCGCACCACGCTCACCACGACCTGCAGCGCAG GTTCTCGAAGAAAACAGTGACGGAACTGACGGACAGCGGCGTGTCCGTGGTGAGCGAGGGCACCAGCGCGGCCGGCGTGGAGCCCCGCATCCTGCTGTGGATCGCCGCCAGCGAGGGCCGCAACCACTCCTCCAGGGGCTCCTCCGCGGACAGGGACGACCATCGCCGCAGGGACAAGGCTCAGAGGGCTAG GGGCAGCGGCAGCAAGTCCAGCAGCACCAGCGGCGGCGGGGAGCACACGGTGGTGGTGGTGTCGTTCCTGGACGAGCAGCTGCCGTACCGCTTCAAGGTGCCCGCTGCGCCGCTCACGCTCAAGCTGTTCAAGGAGTACCTGCCCAGGAAGGGGAACTACAG ATATTTCTTCAAGACGAACTGCGTGGACCTGGACACGGTGATCCAGGAGGAGGTTAGCAACGACAACGACACGCTGCCCATGTTCGAGGGCAAGGTCATGGCCCGGGTCAAGAGCATCGAGTAG
- the LOC128673972 gene encoding uncharacterized protein LOC128673972 isoform X2: MSKIQSKKKNITTQIKMADDDEIDVLGEFTFNSCFAQNSQGIPSCSNREDTVHPQWLLDSTATNCGKKMQPEKVPKSKSIDRDNNIICTEWTRDERDILVKEMEKYGRNIRKISQTLKTKTEAEIQALIEAEHGINLDTPTFGLEKNVDHEDVPAVVQEEIVTDDTPNMTSAKKTKRKYTKSKNSLLKSEIANNKSVAMDIDPGDLVYEDDLMLGSTESIGSDLDLTDIVSRNIEKFQRAKAGRKMGNHRRKTSGSEKGRPRNKSKDLLKSPQGRQRKDSSLSEDSLRSPKMHIVLGTGHTLPVSEGEQVIKIEKKKDSEESDIEVDIDSDNEGGSTKNNFREESQAVKASGEEAPIAVPLEGRKFEPMRKRAKKIILDGGGGYTIMHTETGDLLEQSAEPKKERVLRKSVPLLPCRVYNTDKPAPFEVYIYVSALISMDVHAHTSRAEVMGLLGGTYSAGLWGSAPAVTCIGYRCARAASSSTHCDMEPVSQSVAAESLLAQGLSVCAWHHSHPACACAPSALDLATQRALQRALERGAPLLGLISSQRWPAGRRASQYRCIRVEDEDDIEPEVPTGFQLNVKLVADITADSLPLYLEELAALLRECERNAYTVDMARDRCPQANMSYLDKCISSVSHHLRSAGYADHDPVVPRLLQGIRDIFR, from the exons atgtcaaagatccaatcaaaaaaaaaaaatattacgacacaaataaaaatggcggACGACGACGAAATAGACGTTCTTGGAGAATTTACTTTTAACTCTTGCTTTGCTCAAAATAGTCAAGGAAT TCCATCTTGCTCCAACAGAGAGGATACAGTTCATCCACAATGGCTTCTGGACTCTACTGCCACTAACTG TGGCAAAAAAATGCAACCTGAAAAAGTGCCTAAAAGTAAATCAATAGACAGAGATAACAATATCATTTGTACAGAGTGGACTCGTGATGAAAGGGACATATTAGTTAAGGAAATG GAAAAATATGGAAGAAACATACGCAAAATCTCACAAACATTGAAAACAAAGACTGAAGCTGAAATCCAGGCATTGATTGAGGCTGAACATGGGATCAATTTGGACACCCCCACATTTGGTCTGGAGAAGAACGTAGATCATGAGGATGTACCCGCTGTCGTTCAGGAAGAAATTGTTACAGATGACACTCCAAATATGACAAGTGCGAAAAAGACAAAGAGAAAGTACACAAAGTCGAAAAATAGTTTACTAAAGTCAGAAATTGCGAATAATAAAAGTGTTGCGATGGACATAGACCCTGGAGACCTGGTGTATGAAGACGATTTGATGTTGGGGTCAACGGAATCCATAGGCTCAGATTTAGATTTGACCGATATAGTTTCTAGGAATATAGAGAAGTTTCAGAGAGCCAAAGCTGGTAGAAAAATGGGCAATCATAGGAGAAAAACTTCTGGTTCCGAGAAAGGTAGACCTAGGAATAAAAGTAAGGATCTGTTAAAGTCACCTCAGGGAAGGCAGAGGAAGGACTCCAGTTTGTCGGAAGACAGTTTGAGGAGCCCAAAGATGCATATTGTATTGGGTACTGGACATACATTGCCTGTTTCTGAAGGGGAGCAAGTg ataaaaatagaGAAGAAGAAAGACTCAGAAGAGAGTGACATAGAGGTGGACATAGACAGCGACAACGAGGGTGGGTCCACCAAGAATAACTTCAGGGAGGAGAGTCAGGCGGTGAAGGCTAGTGGAGAGGAGGCGCCGATTGCTGTGCCTCTTGAGGGCAGGAAGTTTGAACCCATGAGGAAAAGAGCCAAGAAGATCATTCtg GACGGCGGCGGCGGCTACACGATCATGCACACTGAGACGGGCGACCTGCTGGAGCAGAGCGCGGAGCCCAAGAAGGAGCGTGTGCTCCGCAAGTCCGTGCCGCTGCTGCCGTGTCGGGTCTACAACACCGACAAGCCG GCGCCATTCGAGGTGTACATATACGTGTCCGCGCTGATCAGCATGGACGTGCACGCGCACACGTCCCGCGCGGAGGTGATGGGGCTGCTGGGCGGGACCTACAGCGCGGGGCTGTGGGGCTCTGCCCCCGCCGTCACCTGCATCGGCTACCGCTGTGCCAGGGCGGCCTCCTCCTCCACACACTGCGATATGGAGCCTG TGTCACAGTCCGTGGCGGCCGAGAGCCTGCTAGCGCAAGGACTGTCGGTGTGCGCGTGGCACCACTCGCACCccgcgtgcgcgtgcgcgcCGTCCGCGCTCGACCTCGCGACGCAGCGGGCGCTGCAGCGCGCGCTCGAGCGCGGGGCGCCGCTGCTGGGGCTCATCTCCTCGCAGCGCTGGCCCGCCGGCCGCCGCGCCTCGCAGTACCG ATGCATTCGCGTGGAAGATGAAGACGACATAGAACCGGAAGTGCCGACTGGCTTCCAGCTGAACGTCAAACTGGTGGCAGACATCACGGCGGACTCTCTCCCTCTCTATCTAGAGGAGCTGGCGGCCCTACTGCGCGAGTGCGAGCGAAACGCGTATACTGTGGACATGGCCCGCGACCGCTGTCCGCAGGCCAATATGTCGTATTTAGATAAA TGTATATCGAGCGTGTCACATCACCTTCGTTCGGCGGGATATGCCGACCACGACCCAGTGGTGCCAAGACTGCTGCAAGGCATCCGCGACATCTTCAGATGA